The sequence CGACCAAAATCGAAAGAGTCTTTTTCTAGTCCAAGCCAAATCAGGAATCAAAAATCTTCAAGAGCTCCAAGGAAAAAAGATCGCCTTTGGAGCGATCGATTCTCCTCAGGCTCGACTCATCCCGATCAACCACCTCGCCCGCAAAGGTTTGGTGGCTAGCAAGGACTATGAAGAGGTGATCTTCAATATCGGCTATGGACTCCATGGCGACCATGTAGGCGGCGAGAGAGACGCTCTTGAAGCTCTCAAATCAGGAAGTGTAGAGGCTTCAGTCTGCTTAGATCTAAACTATGAGGCGTGGGTGAAGGATGGCACGATCGATGAGAAGCAGATTCTCCTCATCGACGAGACCCCTCTTTTTGACCACTGCATCTTCACGGTGAGAGAGGGATTTGCACCAGATCGCCTCAAAGCTTGGGAAGAGGTGCTCTTCAGGATGGACTACAACAATCCCAAACACAAAGAGATGATGGATATGGAAGGGCTAAAAGCATGGGTGCAAGGGCGCACTTCTGGCTTTGAGCAGCTCAAAGAGGCGGTCGAAAGACTCCGCTTCTTTGCCTAAAGATCCCCCTATGCAACCCTCCTTACCCCTTTTTCCCATCAGCCTGATTGGGAGCTGGCCTAGAGAGAGCGAGATTTTAAAATATCTCCACCGACACCAAGAGGATGAACGCTTTAGAGAACTGATCAAGAATCAGAGCGCTAAAGTCGTCAAAATCCAAGAGGAGTGCGGGGTGGACATCCTCACAAGCGGAGAGCTCTCTAGGGATAACTACTGCTCTTTTGTGGCGAGCAAGCTATCAGGGGTGACGCTCATGTCGATGGTCGAGATGCTTGATT comes from Wolinella succinogenes DSM 1740 and encodes:
- a CDS encoding phosphate/phosphite/phosphonate ABC transporter substrate-binding protein; the encoded protein is MSQNAITIGAVIYDPKVTVIWGIIADFFKENALEVEPLFFKDYQAQVDALLKGEIDIAWNSPLAWVDADIRSHHRCLKSAMRDTDQNRKSLFLVQAKSGIKNLQELQGKKIAFGAIDSPQARLIPINHLARKGLVASKDYEEVIFNIGYGLHGDHVGGERDALEALKSGSVEASVCLDLNYEAWVKDGTIDEKQILLIDETPLFDHCIFTVREGFAPDRLKAWEEVLFRMDYNNPKHKEMMDMEGLKAWVQGRTSGFEQLKEAVERLRFFA